A DNA window from Planctomycetota bacterium contains the following coding sequences:
- a CDS encoding EVE domain-containing protein, with translation MAYWLFKTEPSDYSFDRLLEEGRTVWDGVKNALALRHLRQVRRGDEIAIYHTGDEKAVVGIARAAADAAGDAVDIVPVRRAGPVPLSAVKADPRFRTFPLVRMGRLSVMPVPEELWPALTGGRPRAGR, from the coding sequence ATGGCGTACTGGCTCTTCAAGACCGAGCCGTCCGACTACTCCTTCGACCGGCTCCTCGAGGAGGGGCGCACCGTGTGGGACGGGGTGAAAAACGCCCTGGCCCTGCGCCACCTCCGGCAGGTCCGCCGGGGCGACGAAATCGCGATCTATCACACCGGCGACGAAAAGGCCGTCGTGGGGATCGCCCGCGCGGCGGCCGACGCCGCCGGGGACGCCGTGGACATCGTCCCCGTGCGGCGCGCGGGACCGGTGCCGCTGTCGGCCGTGAAGGCGGATCCGCGCTTCCGGACCTTTCCGCTCGTCCGGATGGGGCGCCTGTCCGTCATGCCCGTTCCGGAGGAGCTCTGGCCGGCGCTGACGGGAGGGCGCCCGCGGGCCGGCCGATGA
- a CDS encoding thiamine pyrophosphate-dependent enzyme, producing MKLLDFLALECPFLLPAARSAARRRLGPRETRRALLEAVERACRMGRAEGRSVLYPGTSAAQAAGWTLEALREAVEGYFRREELRASLTRQERLEMFRVMLLSRAVDDLLKRLFQEKKIAWEGYPSPQKGFRAFGQEAAVGLALRLRRGSESGDIACPLIRGLPILLMYLDDPLHAVLAQVGKKGTPMDGRDLHVGDLSRGLLPPAAPLAVGVQTLVGMAYAAHLRGEDRVFLAVMGEGGTSLGEWHEAVNFAAVRRLPVIFVVENNRWALGTHWTEQTAAPRFALKAAGYGLPGTTVFGNDPDEVAAAAAWAAERARAGRGPTLLELATYRRAGHAHHDDDRYHGAPGLPGYELEEERRLWEAADPIALYEARLRREGLLDDEGAARLREEAARRVAEAERAAEAAPWPGPEDFLGRVEAPRVEPAPAAVPERTRAMTYDEAIREALVEAMERDPRVFVLGEDVGGRYGGAFGVTRGLARKFGPERCLNTPLSESAIVGCGVGAALAGMRPVVEMQFADFLACGFNALVNNAAKIHWRWGRPVPLVVRLPYGGATGDLRRLLGGGPFHSQCPEAWFLRAPGWKIVAPSTPSDAKGLLTAALRDNNPVIYLEAKGLYGFFRPDLREEVPVGDFEVPLGRAAVRRPGRDATILTYGAMVYAALEAAGTLAGEGIEAEVIDLRTLWPLDEERMLESVARTHRVVILHEDTRRGGAGAELAAILAEKAFWDLDAPPARVAAPDTPVPYAPPLEHAFLPKAADVAAAVRRLVEQSS from the coding sequence ATGAAGCTTCTCGATTTCCTGGCCCTCGAGTGTCCGTTTCTTCTGCCCGCGGCGCGATCGGCCGCGCGCCGGCGGCTCGGGCCCCGGGAGACGCGCCGGGCGCTTCTCGAGGCCGTCGAGCGCGCCTGCCGGATGGGACGCGCGGAGGGACGCAGCGTCCTCTACCCCGGAACCTCCGCCGCCCAGGCCGCCGGGTGGACGCTCGAGGCGCTTCGCGAGGCCGTCGAAGGGTACTTCCGGCGCGAGGAGCTGCGGGCGTCTCTGACGCGCCAGGAGCGCCTCGAGATGTTCCGCGTGATGCTTCTCTCCCGCGCCGTGGACGATCTTCTCAAACGGCTCTTCCAGGAAAAGAAGATCGCCTGGGAGGGATATCCTTCGCCCCAGAAAGGATTCCGGGCGTTCGGGCAGGAAGCGGCCGTGGGGCTGGCTCTGCGGCTCCGGCGCGGGAGCGAATCGGGGGACATCGCCTGCCCGCTCATCCGGGGCCTGCCGATTCTTCTGATGTATCTCGACGATCCGCTCCACGCGGTCCTGGCTCAGGTGGGCAAGAAGGGAACGCCGATGGACGGGAGGGATCTTCACGTAGGGGATCTCTCCCGCGGGCTTCTTCCGCCGGCGGCCCCTCTGGCCGTGGGCGTCCAGACGCTCGTCGGAATGGCCTACGCGGCGCATCTGCGGGGGGAGGACCGGGTGTTTCTGGCGGTGATGGGCGAGGGGGGAACCTCGCTCGGCGAGTGGCACGAGGCGGTCAACTTCGCCGCGGTGCGCCGGCTGCCGGTGATCTTCGTCGTCGAGAACAACCGCTGGGCGCTCGGGACGCACTGGACGGAGCAGACGGCCGCGCCGCGCTTCGCGCTCAAGGCGGCCGGCTACGGCCTTCCCGGGACGACCGTGTTCGGAAACGACCCCGACGAGGTGGCGGCCGCGGCGGCGTGGGCGGCGGAACGCGCGCGGGCCGGGCGGGGGCCCACGCTTCTGGAGCTGGCGACCTACCGCCGGGCCGGGCACGCGCATCACGACGACGACCGGTACCACGGCGCTCCGGGCCTGCCGGGCTACGAGCTCGAGGAGGAGCGCCGGCTCTGGGAGGCGGCCGATCCGATCGCGCTCTACGAGGCGCGTCTCCGCCGGGAGGGTCTTCTGGACGACGAGGGCGCCGCGCGCCTGCGGGAGGAGGCGGCGCGGCGGGTGGCCGAAGCCGAGCGCGCCGCGGAGGCGGCGCCCTGGCCGGGTCCGGAGGATTTTCTGGGGCGCGTCGAGGCCCCCCGCGTGGAACCGGCCCCGGCTGCGGTTCCGGAACGGACGCGCGCCATGACCTACGACGAGGCGATTCGGGAGGCGCTCGTCGAGGCGATGGAGCGGGATCCGCGGGTCTTCGTGCTCGGGGAGGACGTGGGGGGGCGCTACGGCGGCGCCTTCGGGGTGACGCGCGGACTGGCGCGGAAGTTCGGCCCCGAGCGGTGCCTCAACACGCCCCTTTCCGAATCGGCGATCGTCGGCTGCGGCGTGGGGGCGGCGCTGGCCGGGATGCGTCCCGTGGTCGAAATGCAGTTCGCGGATTTTCTGGCCTGCGGCTTCAACGCGCTCGTCAACAACGCGGCCAAGATCCACTGGCGCTGGGGGCGCCCGGTGCCGCTCGTCGTGCGTCTCCCGTACGGAGGCGCCACGGGCGATCTGCGCCGGCTTCTGGGCGGCGGTCCCTTCCACTCGCAGTGTCCGGAAGCCTGGTTCCTGCGCGCGCCGGGGTGGAAGATCGTGGCTCCGTCCACCCCGTCGGACGCGAAGGGGCTCCTCACGGCGGCTCTGCGGGACAACAATCCCGTCATCTACCTCGAGGCCAAGGGGCTTTACGGATTCTTCCGTCCCGACCTGCGCGAAGAGGTTCCCGTGGGGGATTTCGAGGTTCCCCTGGGACGGGCGGCGGTGCGGCGGCCCGGGCGGGACGCGACGATCCTGACCTACGGCGCGATGGTCTACGCGGCGCTCGAGGCGGCCGGGACGCTGGCGGGAGAGGGGATCGAGGCGGAGGTGATCGATCTCCGGACGCTCTGGCCGCTCGACGAGGAGCGGATGCTCGAGTCCGTGGCGCGGACGCACCGGGTGGTGATCCTGCACGAGGACACGCGTCGGGGCGGCGCCGGGGCGGAGCTGGCGGCGATCCTGGCCGAGAAGGCGTTCTGGGATCTTGATGCCCCGCCGGCCCGCGTGGCGGCGCCCGACACGCCGGTTCCCTACGCGCCTCCGCTGGAGCACGCGTTTCTTCCCAAGGCGGCCGACGTCGCCGCCGCGGTCCGCCGGCTCGTCGAGCAGAGTTCCTGA